The following are encoded together in the Cyanobacterium aponinum PCC 10605 genome:
- the dndD gene encoding DNA sulfur modification protein DndD: protein MLIFKELILENFGPYQGINIINLAPKNNDDAPIILFGGMNGGGKTTLMDSIRLALYGRRAECSSRDNLSYRDFLNQCINKNIGLGEKTTIELTFEHIVNNQWKELKIIRFWEKNSRDGSDNLSILEDHYPELNLTENWDDYIEKFLPLGISSLFLFDGEQVKELAEQELPTTSVKDAIKSLLGLELADKLALDLDVLVSRKQKDIDKYSDSSELADIENNLSKLELEKRDLLEDLKKEESQLKKVQKNYRQVSQNLRDIGIKLATEKEQLKGKKALLENNIETLRSHLKNLSAKLLPLGLIQNLLNDLDIQLKEQSRLKSLNIAHTLWQEKDYKLLDFLEKINISNETYQKIKDYLDKEQFTISQQLNSQTIYLPIEDNTLTNFAHKFHQILPLQQEEAKKIIEELNQIEEELILTEQLLAQMDSPTQYKQLEKECQKQETTLISVKSRCETLKKDIDNITQKIIEARKKLGSYGEDNLKNQQIQHIFDVLPKVKQTLTLFQEKLTLRKLNKLESEVTNCFRYLLHKSNFISKVAIASDTFALSLYNEQGNLIEKNRLSAGEKQILAISLLWGLARVSEKNLPIAIDTPLGRLDSSHRYNLVERYFPTASHQVILLSTDTEIGEQEVNFLREKQVIAKEYLLEHDNKKNQTRIKEGYFY, encoded by the coding sequence ATGCTCATATTTAAAGAATTAATCTTAGAAAATTTTGGACCTTATCAAGGAATAAATATTATTAATTTAGCTCCAAAAAATAATGATGATGCTCCAATTATTCTTTTTGGAGGAATGAATGGTGGGGGCAAAACTACTCTCATGGATAGTATTAGATTAGCTCTTTATGGTAGGAGAGCAGAATGTAGTAGTCGTGACAACTTAAGTTATAGAGATTTTTTAAATCAGTGCATTAATAAAAATATTGGATTAGGAGAAAAAACAACCATAGAATTAACTTTTGAGCATATAGTTAATAACCAATGGAAAGAATTAAAAATAATTCGTTTTTGGGAAAAAAATAGTCGTGATGGAAGTGATAATTTGAGTATTTTAGAGGATCATTATCCAGAGCTAAATTTAACGGAAAATTGGGATGATTATATTGAGAAGTTTTTACCTTTAGGTATTTCTAGCTTATTTTTATTTGATGGGGAGCAAGTTAAAGAATTAGCTGAACAAGAATTGCCAACTACATCTGTGAAAGATGCGATTAAATCTTTACTCGGATTGGAGTTAGCCGATAAATTAGCTCTTGATTTAGATGTTTTAGTCAGTCGTAAACAAAAAGATATTGATAAGTATTCTGATAGTTCTGAATTAGCAGATATTGAAAATAATTTATCAAAATTAGAGTTGGAAAAAAGAGATTTATTGGAAGATTTAAAGAAAGAAGAATCTCAATTAAAAAAGGTTCAAAAAAATTATCGTCAAGTTTCACAAAATTTAAGAGATATAGGTATAAAATTAGCTACAGAAAAAGAACAGTTAAAAGGAAAAAAGGCTCTTTTAGAAAATAACATTGAAACATTGCGATCGCATCTTAAAAATTTATCAGCTAAATTACTACCATTAGGTTTAATTCAAAATTTGTTAAATGATTTAGATATACAATTAAAAGAACAATCTCGATTAAAAAGTTTAAATATCGCTCATACTTTATGGCAAGAAAAAGATTATAAGCTACTAGATTTTTTAGAGAAAATAAATATTAGTAATGAAACTTATCAAAAAATAAAAGATTACTTAGATAAAGAACAATTTACCATAAGTCAACAACTTAATTCTCAAACAATTTATTTACCTATAGAAGATAATACTTTAACTAATTTTGCTCATAAATTCCATCAAATATTACCCCTTCAACAAGAAGAAGCAAAAAAAATAATTGAAGAGTTAAATCAAATAGAAGAAGAATTAATTTTAACAGAACAACTTTTGGCTCAAATGGATTCTCCTACTCAATATAAACAACTAGAAAAAGAATGCCAAAAACAAGAAACTACCTTGATTTCTGTTAAAAGTAGATGTGAAACCTTGAAAAAAGATATTGATAATATCACACAAAAAATCATAGAAGCCAGAAAAAAACTAGGTAGTTATGGAGAAGATAACCTAAAAAATCAACAAATTCAGCATATCTTCGATGTGTTACCAAAAGTCAAACAAACTTTAACTCTTTTTCAGGAAAAATTAACCTTAAGAAAATTAAATAAACTTGAATCAGAGGTTACTAATTGTTTTCGCTATTTACTCCATAAATCCAACTTCATCAGCAAAGTTGCGATCGCATCTGATACTTTTGCACTATCATTATATAATGAACAAGGAAACTTAATCGAGAAGAATAGACTATCGGCAGGAGAAAAGCAAATATTAGCGATTTCATTACTATGGGGATTAGCAAGAGTTTCCGAGAAAAATCTACCCATCGCCATCGATACCCCATTAGGAAGATTAGATTCATCTCACCGTTATAATCTCGTCGAGCGTTATTTTCCCACTGCCTCCCATCAAGTTATACTGCTATCAACAGACACAGAAATAGGAGAACAAGAGGTCAATTTTTTGAGAGAAAAACAGGTTATTGCAAAAGAATACTTATTAGAACATGATAATAAGAAAAATCAGACACGAATTAAAGAGGGATATTTTTATTAG
- a CDS encoding AI-2E family transporter — MDFAKWISFCSVIILIYIIWQVRKILLLVFTAVVFAITLNLLVEKFCKLGLKRGYGVIIATVIFLIAIALFFVIVVPSLVFQFQELLTLLPQGIDKIIFQIEKIKNNLSPEISDSFPDLEEILPQVQPIINDLLTRGFNFVSGFLGALLSGVLLIALTLMFLVEPTPYKQGFVRLFPAFYRRRITGILNRTEKDLEEWLKDTFIKIIAVSILTFIVLFILGIPLIAVQALLAGILSFTPYIGPIFSIIFPVAIAFIYSPWKPWAILIIYILIFCGVDRIIIPKLRPHRVNLIPANVIIAEVIFASFLGLLGLFLVVPLTIISQILLEEILIKDIFDHWQRKN; from the coding sequence ATGGATTTTGCCAAGTGGATCAGTTTTTGCAGTGTTATTATTCTTATCTATATCATTTGGCAAGTTAGAAAAATTTTGCTGTTAGTTTTTACTGCGGTTGTTTTCGCTATCACTCTTAACTTATTAGTAGAAAAATTCTGTAAATTAGGTTTAAAAAGAGGTTACGGGGTTATCATTGCTACCGTTATCTTTTTAATTGCGATCGCACTTTTTTTTGTGATTGTAGTACCATCCTTAGTTTTTCAGTTTCAGGAATTATTAACTCTTTTACCGCAAGGTATTGACAAAATCATATTTCAAATAGAAAAAATCAAAAATAATTTATCTCCTGAAATAAGTGATTCTTTTCCTGATTTAGAAGAAATATTGCCCCAAGTTCAACCCATTATTAATGATTTATTAACAAGAGGATTTAATTTTGTTTCAGGATTTTTAGGTGCTTTATTAAGTGGTGTTTTACTGATAGCATTAACCCTAATGTTTTTGGTTGAACCTACTCCTTATAAACAAGGATTTGTGCGTTTATTCCCTGCTTTTTATCGTCGGCGTATTACAGGTATTCTCAACCGCACGGAAAAAGATTTAGAAGAGTGGTTAAAAGATACTTTTATCAAAATAATTGCCGTTAGTATTTTAACTTTTATTGTTCTTTTTATTCTCGGTATTCCCCTAATCGCCGTTCAAGCATTATTAGCAGGTATTTTGTCTTTTACTCCTTATATTGGGCCTATTTTTAGTATTATATTCCCAGTTGCGATCGCATTTATTTATTCCCCTTGGAAACCTTGGGCAATTCTAATAATTTATATCTTAATTTTTTGTGGTGTTGATAGAATTATTATTCCAAAATTAAGACCTCATCGAGTAAATTTAATACCAGCAAATGTCATTATTGCTGAAGTGATTTTTGCCAGTTTTCTAGGATTATTAGGCTTATTTTTAGTTGTACCATTAACTATTATTAGTCAAATATTACTAGAAGAAATTTTAATTAAAGATATTTTTGATCATTGGCAACGAAAAAATTAA
- the gloB gene encoding hydroxyacylglutathione hydrolase, whose product MDIIRIPVLSDNYVFLIYDRNTNEIAVVDPAVSEPVLAEIGKLGGKLTAILNTHHHLDHVGGNKELLQHFPEAIVYGGKKDKGRIPRQDVFLEDGDAIEFSGRKAHVYFVPGHTFAHIAYYFPPINESESGELFCGDTLFAGGCGRLFEGTPANMVDSLSKLRQLPESTRVWCAHEYTLSNLKFALTVDQDNPHLHKRYKDVQEARENNVATVPSTIGMEKLTNPFMRWDDPKIKSLMGFEEPERVFARLRGMKDNF is encoded by the coding sequence ATGGATATTATTAGAATTCCCGTGTTAAGTGATAATTATGTATTTTTAATTTACGATCGCAATACTAATGAAATTGCTGTAGTAGATCCTGCGGTATCAGAGCCAGTTTTAGCGGAAATAGGAAAATTAGGGGGAAAACTAACGGCAATATTAAACACCCATCATCATTTAGATCATGTGGGAGGAAATAAAGAGTTATTACAACATTTTCCTGAAGCAATAGTTTACGGAGGAAAAAAAGATAAAGGTAGAATACCCCGTCAAGATGTGTTTCTGGAAGACGGAGATGCGATCGAATTTTCAGGTAGAAAAGCTCATGTTTATTTTGTTCCAGGACATACTTTTGCCCATATTGCTTATTACTTTCCCCCAATCAATGAATCAGAATCTGGAGAATTATTTTGTGGAGATACCTTATTTGCTGGTGGTTGTGGGCGTTTATTTGAAGGAACACCGGCTAACATGGTTGACTCATTAAGTAAACTTCGTCAATTACCTGAAAGCACTAGAGTTTGGTGTGCCCATGAATATACCTTAAGTAATTTAAAGTTTGCTCTTACTGTTGATCAAGATAATCCACATCTACATAAACGTTATAAAGACGTTCAAGAAGCAAGAGAAAACAATGTCGCCACAGTGCCTTCAACTATCGGTATGGAAAAATTAACTAATCCTTTTATGCGTTGGGATGACCCAAAAATTAAATCTCTGATGGGATTTGAAGAACCAGAAAGGGTGTTTGCACGGTTACGAGGGATGAAGGATAATTTTTAA
- a CDS encoding thioredoxin family protein translates to MSKVIEIEDSQFKSAVIEENQPVLAYFWAQWCGPCRLVSPSISWIAETYSDRLKVVKLEVDASPESVSQCKVEGVPALRLFKQGEVVKSHEGAIGKDKLKEFVEAVV, encoded by the coding sequence ATGAGTAAAGTAATTGAAATTGAAGATTCTCAGTTCAAGAGTGCAGTTATAGAAGAAAATCAGCCTGTGTTGGCTTATTTTTGGGCTCAATGGTGTGGTCCTTGTCGTTTAGTTTCTCCTTCTATTAGTTGGATAGCAGAAACTTACAGCGATCGCCTCAAGGTGGTAAAGTTAGAAGTAGATGCTAGTCCTGAAAGTGTATCTCAATGCAAAGTGGAGGGTGTTCCTGCATTAAGATTATTTAAACAGGGTGAAGTAGTTAAAAGTCATGAAGGTGCTATTGGTAAAGATAAACTCAAAGAGTTTGTGGAAGCGGTAGTTTAA
- a CDS encoding diguanylate cyclase, whose translation MPKPSCLNIGAYFLIVMGLTVCFGWYNQIDSLIQIHPDFVPMQFNTALGFVFLGLSIFGINYEYYFAARCFASLVFLLAFLILIQYIFGFNIGIDQLFIEHYITVATSHPGRMAPNTALCFLLSSLSLWFLTYFPPRIKFLSTASILSAFVTGFGTVAFFGYLSEVETAYGWGMLTQMAIHTSVGFVVAGFSLIVDSQCISLRRFQRLPFLMLPITSGIVGLTITISFWQSLEGSESMIRAECVNYRHNLISEGILIMGVIFSIVLGATIWLTQKYKEQVMKLKQAQYQILQLNSQLEKISYLDALTGVANRRLFDVKLSQEWKKAYNNQSYLGLIMLDIDYFKNYNDYYGHRKGDECLKQVAEAICEVVRSENDLVARYGGEEFVIILPNTDKQSLDAIALRTLNSIRQKSIPHENSPISKSITASLGGYTIIPEYVGLSELENFMNKADQALYEAKSKGRNCIVIRSLDK comes from the coding sequence ATGCCGAAGCCATCCTGTCTTAATATAGGGGCATACTTCCTCATTGTCATGGGGTTAACAGTTTGTTTTGGTTGGTATAACCAGATTGATTCTTTGATTCAAATTCATCCCGATTTTGTGCCGATGCAATTTAACACAGCATTGGGATTTGTTTTTTTAGGATTATCTATTTTTGGCATTAATTATGAATATTATTTTGCGGCTAGATGTTTCGCTTCATTAGTTTTTTTGTTGGCTTTTTTAATCTTAATTCAATATATTTTCGGTTTTAACATAGGAATTGATCAGCTATTTATAGAGCATTATATTACTGTTGCGACTTCTCATCCGGGTCGTATGGCCCCTAATACTGCCCTCTGCTTTTTGTTAAGTAGTTTATCTCTTTGGTTTTTGACGTATTTCCCCCCACGCATTAAATTTCTCTCTACAGCTAGTATTCTTAGTGCATTCGTAACTGGATTTGGTACGGTTGCTTTTTTTGGCTATTTATCGGAAGTAGAAACGGCTTATGGTTGGGGTATGTTAACTCAGATGGCTATACATACTTCTGTCGGTTTTGTCGTGGCTGGATTTTCTCTGATTGTTGATTCTCAATGTATTTCTTTAAGGCGTTTTCAACGATTACCTTTTCTTATGTTGCCGATTACCAGTGGCATCGTTGGTTTAACTATTACTATTTCTTTTTGGCAGAGTTTGGAAGGGTCTGAATCAATGATTAGGGCAGAGTGTGTTAATTATCGTCACAATTTGATTAGTGAAGGTATTTTAATCATGGGAGTTATTTTTTCCATTGTTTTGGGAGCAACAATTTGGTTAACTCAAAAATATAAGGAACAGGTGATGAAGTTGAAACAAGCACAATATCAGATTTTACAGCTTAATAGTCAATTGGAAAAAATTTCTTATTTAGATGCTTTAACGGGAGTTGCAAATCGTCGTTTATTTGATGTGAAATTATCTCAAGAATGGAAAAAAGCATACAATAATCAATCTTATTTAGGCTTAATCATGCTCGATATAGATTATTTTAAAAATTATAATGACTATTATGGACATCGAAAAGGGGATGAATGTTTAAAACAAGTTGCAGAGGCTATTTGCGAGGTTGTGAGAAGTGAAAATGATTTAGTTGCTAGATATGGGGGGGAAGAATTTGTCATTATATTGCCCAATACCGATAAACAATCTTTAGATGCGATCGCGCTAAGAACATTAAATAGTATCCGTCAAAAGTCAATTCCCCATGAAAATTCGCCAATTAGTAAAAGCATAACAGCTAGTTTAGGAGGTTATACTATTATTCCCGAATATGTTGGTTTATCGGAATTAGAAAATTTCATGAATAAAGCGGATCAAGCCTTATATGAGGCGAAAAGTAAGGGAAGAAATTGTATTGTTATTAGATCATTAGATAAATAG
- the nadC gene encoding carboxylating nicotinate-nucleotide diphosphorylase, producing MIPNSLILDTLIKDWLLEDIGRGDRTTESIFADNKIGKAHWIIKETGVIAGLPIAEKVFEILDPMAKCERLVLEGEKQEKGTKILTIEGKISALLTGERVALNLVMRLSGIATEARKYVEAIRDYPTKLVDTRKTIPGLRILEKYASAVGGATNHRIGLDDGIMIKDNHIQGAGGIKEAVDKVRKNMPYPLSIEVETSDLTQVEDAIASGVEIIMLDNMAIETMKEAVKLIRKSNPLTKIEASGNVTLDNIRSIAATGVDYISTSAPITRSSWLDISMRM from the coding sequence ATGATTCCTAATTCATTAATTTTAGATACGTTAATTAAAGACTGGCTGTTAGAAGATATTGGTAGAGGCGATCGCACTACAGAAAGTATATTTGCAGATAACAAAATTGGCAAAGCCCATTGGATTATTAAAGAAACAGGGGTAATAGCAGGTTTACCCATCGCTGAAAAAGTATTTGAAATATTAGATCCTATGGCAAAATGTGAAAGATTAGTTTTAGAGGGAGAAAAGCAGGAAAAAGGGACAAAAATCTTGACGATAGAAGGGAAAATTTCAGCATTACTAACAGGAGAAAGAGTGGCTTTAAATTTAGTCATGCGGTTAAGCGGTATTGCTACTGAAGCCCGAAAGTATGTGGAAGCAATCCGAGACTATCCCACTAAATTAGTTGATACTCGTAAAACCATCCCCGGATTAAGGATTTTGGAAAAATATGCTTCTGCAGTTGGCGGGGCAACCAATCACCGTATTGGTTTAGATGATGGAATTATGATCAAAGACAATCATATTCAAGGAGCAGGAGGAATCAAAGAAGCAGTGGATAAGGTAAGAAAAAATATGCCTTATCCTTTAAGTATTGAGGTAGAAACCAGTGATTTAACTCAAGTGGAAGATGCGATCGCATCTGGGGTTGAAATTATAATGTTAGATAACATGGCCATAGAAACCATGAAAGAAGCCGTTAAACTAATAAGGAAAAGTAACCCTTTAACTAAAATAGAAGCGTCAGGCAACGTTACTTTAGATAATATTCGGTCAATTGCCGCCACGGGAGTTGACTATATTTCCACCAGCGCACCTATCACTCGCTCATCATGGTTAGATATTAGCATGAGAATGTAA
- a CDS encoding DUF4258 domain-containing protein: MQYLFSNHAKQQLKSYGRKQIKLEWIERVIKNPDYIEVYDNLDITICETCCWKRIKEYSNRALKVVYNHRKNPPLIITVYFDRSYKHD; encoded by the coding sequence TTGCAATATCTTTTCTCTAATCACGCTAAACAGCAATTAAAAAGTTATGGTAGAAAACAAATAAAGTTAGAATGGATTGAACGGGTAATTAAGAATCCAGATTATATAGAAGTTTATGATAACCTCGACATTACAATTTGTGAAACTTGTTGCTGGAAACGTATTAAAGAATATAGTAATAGGGCTTTAAAAGTTGTTTATAATCACAGAAAAAATCCACCATTAATTATTACAGTTTATTTTGATAGGAGTTACAAACATGATTAG
- the rpsJ gene encoding 30S ribosomal protein S10 encodes MATLQQQKIRIRLKAFDRRLLDTSCTKIVETATRTNAQPIGPIPLPTKRKIYCVLRSPHVDKDSREHFETRTHRRVIDIYQPSSKTIDALMKLDLPAGVDIEVKL; translated from the coding sequence ATGGCAACTTTACAACAACAAAAAATTCGTATTCGTCTCAAAGCGTTTGATCGTCGTTTACTGGATACTTCTTGTACTAAAATTGTAGAAACAGCTACTCGTACTAATGCTCAACCTATTGGACCGATTCCCTTACCTACAAAGCGTAAAATCTATTGTGTGTTAAGATCTCCTCACGTTGATAAAGACTCCAGAGAACACTTTGAAACTCGTACTCATCGTCGTGTAATTGATATTTATCAACCTTCTTCTAAAACTATCGATGCGTTAATGAAATTAGATTTACCCGCAGGTGTTGATATTGAAGTAAAACTTTAA
- the lipA gene encoding lipoyl synthase — translation MTVTSSPTSDLINLPSWLRAPIGKASEISRVQKIVKQRKIHTICEEGRCPNRGECYSQGTATFLLMGDVCTRNCGFCQVEKGKAPMILDENEPQKVAEAVNLLGLKYVVLTSVARDDLADGGAFWFVKVMDAIRKMNPDTLIEVLTPDFGTGKNALQQQWDSVKTIVEANPACYNHNLETVARLQNPVRKGGKYHRSLRVLEIVKEINPDIPTKSGLMLGLGETLAEIIATLEDLRKIKCDRITLGQYLRPSLAHLPVQKYWTPDEFEELGKIASSLGFSHVRSAPLVRSSYHAHES, via the coding sequence ATGACCGTAACAAGCTCTCCTACCTCCGATTTAATTAATTTGCCTTCTTGGTTACGTGCCCCCATTGGTAAAGCATCAGAGATTTCAAGGGTTCAAAAAATTGTCAAGCAAAGAAAAATTCATACAATTTGCGAAGAAGGACGTTGTCCTAATCGGGGAGAGTGTTATAGTCAAGGTACAGCAACATTTTTGCTGATGGGGGATGTGTGTACTCGTAACTGTGGCTTTTGTCAGGTGGAAAAGGGTAAAGCACCTATGATATTAGATGAAAATGAACCGCAAAAGGTGGCAGAGGCAGTTAATTTATTGGGGCTAAAATACGTAGTTTTAACCTCTGTGGCAAGGGATGACTTGGCTGATGGGGGTGCGTTTTGGTTTGTAAAAGTAATGGATGCGATTAGGAAAATGAATCCTGATACTTTAATAGAGGTGCTAACTCCTGATTTTGGCACGGGAAAAAATGCCTTACAACAGCAGTGGGACAGCGTTAAAACTATTGTAGAGGCAAATCCCGCTTGTTATAACCATAATCTGGAAACTGTGGCAAGATTACAAAATCCTGTGCGCAAGGGAGGGAAATACCATCGCTCTCTACGAGTATTGGAGATTGTTAAAGAGATAAATCCGGATATTCCTACTAAATCAGGGTTAATGTTAGGATTAGGGGAAACCTTAGCTGAAATTATCGCTACTTTGGAAGATTTAAGAAAAATAAAGTGCGATCGCATCACCTTAGGGCAGTATCTCAGACCATCTTTAGCTCATTTACCTGTACAAAAGTATTGGACTCCCGATGAATTTGAAGAATTAGGGAAAATAGCTTCTTCTTTAGGCTTCAGTCATGTGCGTAGTGCGCCTTTAGTTCGTAGCTCTTACCATGCTCACGAGTCATGA
- a CDS encoding DUF2283 domain-containing protein, translated as MIRISEYDPEVDAIYVQLHEDDVLDSEEIEKGIIVDYNKYNKVIGFELLGIRNISISSLQSLKSLLSSDEIAMLQEFNIFSQIFLMVF; from the coding sequence ATGATTAGAATTAGTGAATATGACCCTGAAGTTGATGCTATATATGTACAGTTACATGAAGATGATGTTTTAGATTCTGAAGAAATAGAAAAAGGTATAATTGTTGATTATAATAAATATAATAAGGTCATTGGTTTTGAGTTATTGGGAATACGCAATATTAGTATTTCATCACTTCAATCTTTAAAATCTCTCCTATCATCAGATGAGATTGCTATGTTACAGGAGTTTAATATTTTTAGCCAAATCTTCTTAATGGTTTTTTAA
- a CDS encoding response regulator — translation MSNHKVLVIDDSMVIRRTVKGMLPDDKFEVVEAKDGAQGLELIHTCNPNLIMLDFFLPKKSGYEVFQEIQKDPRLKAIPLLLMSGRKDEVTDKIPEPFEFFSFLEKPFDQKQLIQGIRESMEKSKKLAHLQPVSSATAQTTMDSGVDSDQLQKLQAQVKHLESEVAQMKKQINQLVSFIKKKLQ, via the coding sequence GTGTCAAATCACAAAGTATTAGTTATCGATGACAGTATGGTCATTAGAAGAACCGTCAAGGGTATGTTACCAGATGATAAATTTGAGGTAGTTGAAGCCAAAGACGGCGCCCAAGGACTAGAATTAATTCATACTTGTAACCCTAACTTGATCATGTTAGATTTCTTTTTACCGAAAAAGAGTGGTTATGAAGTATTCCAAGAAATACAAAAAGATCCCCGCCTCAAAGCCATTCCTCTACTGTTAATGTCTGGACGGAAAGATGAAGTAACTGATAAAATACCTGAACCCTTTGAATTCTTTTCATTTTTAGAAAAACCTTTTGATCAAAAACAGCTAATTCAGGGTATTCGGGAATCTATGGAGAAATCCAAGAAACTTGCCCATTTACAACCTGTATCTAGTGCTACCGCTCAAACTACTATGGATAGTGGTGTTGATAGTGATCAATTACAGAAACTACAGGCTCAAGTTAAACATTTAGAGTCGGAAGTTGCACAAATGAAAAAACAAATTAATCAGTTAGTTTCTTTCATCAAGAAAAAATTACAGTAA
- a CDS encoding LL-diaminopimelate aminotransferase: MQLSDRLKPLEKNVFADMDRAKTEAISLGKNIIDLSLGSSDLGASEHIIKTIGESLHNSDNHGYLLHGGTANFRQVAANWYEKRFGVAVDWETEVLPLIGCQEGTAHLPLAIINQGDYALLLDPGYPSHAGGIYMAGGNIYPMPLLAENSFLPQFNEIPATILAKAKMMVLSYPHNPTTAIASLDFFDSAFRFCQANNLVLVHDFPYMDIVFDENKAPSILQADRKKEISIEFFTFSKSYNMGGFRIGFAIGNSQLIKALKQIKSVVDFNQYKGILEGAITALTSSQECVAETVKIYRERRDFLVKELNNIGWHTPTPLATLYLWAKLPEKWQKDSIAFCVNLVKETGVALSPGAGFGSCGEGYVRFALVKPPEVLKEAVNKIASFLGSNSI; encoded by the coding sequence ATGCAGTTATCAGATAGACTAAAACCCCTAGAAAAAAATGTTTTTGCTGATATGGATAGGGCGAAAACAGAGGCGATAAGTTTAGGAAAAAATATTATTGATTTGTCTTTAGGCTCGTCTGATTTGGGTGCTTCTGAGCATATAATTAAGACTATTGGGGAGTCTTTGCATAATTCTGATAATCATGGTTATTTATTGCATGGTGGCACAGCTAATTTTCGGCAGGTGGCAGCCAATTGGTATGAAAAAAGATTCGGGGTTGCTGTAGATTGGGAAACAGAAGTTTTGCCTTTAATTGGTTGTCAGGAAGGCACTGCCCATTTACCTTTAGCTATTATAAACCAAGGTGACTATGCTCTTTTATTAGATCCGGGTTATCCTTCCCATGCAGGGGGTATTTATATGGCGGGGGGGAATATTTATCCTATGCCTTTATTGGCTGAAAATAGTTTTTTACCTCAGTTTAATGAAATTCCTGCGACAATACTTGCTAAGGCAAAAATGATGGTTTTGAGTTATCCCCATAACCCTACAACTGCGATCGCATCTTTAGATTTTTTTGACTCTGCATTTCGTTTTTGTCAGGCAAATAATTTGGTTTTAGTCCATGATTTCCCCTATATGGATATAGTTTTCGATGAGAATAAAGCACCATCTATTTTACAAGCTGATAGAAAAAAAGAAATATCGATAGAATTTTTTACCTTTTCTAAATCTTATAATATGGGAGGTTTTAGAATAGGTTTTGCTATCGGTAATTCCCAATTAATTAAAGCATTAAAACAAATTAAATCGGTAGTTGACTTTAATCAGTATAAAGGTATATTAGAAGGAGCAATAACTGCTTTAACTTCTTCTCAAGAATGTGTTGCTGAGACGGTAAAAATTTATCGAGAAAGAAGAGATTTTTTGGTGAAAGAATTAAATAATATTGGTTGGCATACTCCTACCCCTTTGGCGACTCTTTATCTCTGGGCAAAATTACCAGAAAAATGGCAGAAAGATTCCATCGCATTTTGTGTAAACTTAGTAAAAGAGACAGGGGTGGCTTTGTCTCCCGGTGCTGGTTTTGGCAGTTGTGGAGAAGGATATGTGAGATTTGCTTTAGTAAAACCTCCTGAAGTTTTAAAAGAAGCCGTTAACAAAATAGCCTCTTTTCTTGGTAGCAATTCTATTTGA